Proteins from a genomic interval of Gadus morhua chromosome 21, gadMor3.0, whole genome shotgun sequence:
- the angel2 gene encoding protein angel homolog 2 isoform X2, with product MSLLLLRSLGPSYLSQCPALLLRPPGFRRNCFSSLPRRAPHPCWSASGRPPSRHLLLLSPTSSSARLLCCHHQNHPPGTSSHCFSTLGCCLTSPLVFSSSSCSGGGLLMERSNGDRPPPYKRWKSTGDNKGEREGRADARAAERSGGKASVTRPMKQHSSRDREAGAPRSKSWSSDQSGERRTSENHKKSKRRDESKGKGNNKKLNWEGGVVQGQGRDRKTHHRMEQPQPPPQPHAVDDNPNPWLSAGAPHRTYPPPPPPPPPAGAWRNPGPPHPPGRLRNTRPGTIRNAPPPPGMLRNPVPPPLMSLATGGWGNPPPGAGGWGNPPPGAGAWSNPPPGSGAWSNPPPGSRAWSNPPPLSGAWGAPPPGAGALGNPPTATLKNPASPGTFGNPEDFPPLPGSGPPPQRTQSQGSAAQPLQRQWEDYRDSSTHLQPTGGGGDGFDFSVMSYNILSQDLLHENSYLYRHCDPGVLPWDFRLPNLLREIRQYDADVLCLQEVQQDHYETQMQPALEALGYQCVYKKRTGKKPEGCAIMFKSSRLSLVSSHPLEYFRPGDALLDRDNVGLVLLLRPADAGGQPEPSDFFCVANTHLLYNPRRGDIKLAQLAILLAEIARLSRLPDGSSNPAVVCGDFNSVPWSPLYCLLTQGSLEFQGLPIGMVSGQEDGRGQRVLTAPIWSKSLGINQDCCYVNQPASQPPSLIPTEDEGAVPAPTVEQLTAKAPLAPYSRTRLRHSVGLKSSYSHLLMPDGRAEITTCHSRTAMTVDYILYTPDPTTLSSLPGGRGLQLLARLSLVGQSELKAVNGLPNQHHSSDHLPLLARFRLRR from the exons ATGTCCCTGCTCCTGCTGAGGTCCCTGGGCCCCTCCTACCTCTCTCAgtgccccgccctcctcctccggcctCCGGGCTTCAGGAGGAACTgcttctcctcccttccccgcCGTGCTCCTCACCCATGCTGGTCGGCGTCGGGACGTCCTCCTTCCCggcatctccttctcctctcccccacctccagctCTGCACGCCTCCTCTGTTGTCACCACCAGAACCATCCTCCAGGGACCTCCTCACACTGCTTCTCCACCCTTGGTTGCTGTTTGACGTCCCCCTTGGTCTTCTCCAGTTCTTCCTGCTCCGGAGGCGGTCTCCTCATGGAGCGGTCGAATGGGGACCGGCCACCCCCGTACAAGCGCTGGAAGAGTACCGGGGACAATAagggggagcgggagggacGCGCCGATgccagagcagcagagagatcGGGGGGTAAGGCCAGCGTCACGAGGCCCAtgaagcagcacagcagtcggGATCGTGAGGCCGGCGCCCCTCGCTCCAAGTCCTGGAGCTCCGACCAGAGTGGAGAGCGCAGGACATCGGAAAACCACAAGAAAAGTAAACGTAGAGACGAGAGCAAAGGGAAGGGCAATAATAAGAAGCTGAATTGGGAAGGCGGAGTGGTGCAAGGGCAGGGGAGGGACAGGAAGACGCACCACAGGATGGAgcagcctcagcctcctcctcagccccacGCTGTCGATGACAACCCCAACCCGTGGCTCTCGGCTGGGGCTCCTCACAGGActtatccccctccccctcctcctcctcctcctgctggggCGTGGAGGAACCCGGGACCTCCACACCCACCCGGAAGGTTAAGGAACACTAGACCTGGAACTATAAGGAACGCTCCGCCTCCACCAGGGATGTTAAGGAACCCAGTACCGCCTCCATTGATGAGCCTGGCAACGGGAG GCTGGGGGAACCCCCCACCTGGAGCTGGAGGCTGGGGGAACCCTCCACCTGGAGCTGGAGCCTGGAGTAACCCTCCACCTGGATCTGGAGCCTGGAGTAACCCCCCACCTGGATCTCGAGCCTGGAGTAACCCCCCACCTCTATCTGGAGCCTGGGGGGCCCCTCCACCTGGAGCTGGAGCCTTGGGGAACCCTCCAACTGCAACCTTGAAGAACCCTGCTTCACCTGGAACCTTCGGAAACCCTGAAGacttcccccctctcccgggGTCCGGTCCCCCTCCTCAGAGAACCCAGAGCCAGGGATCAGCCGCTCAGC CACTACAGAGACAGTGGGAGGACTATCGAGACAGCAGTACCCACCTCCAGCCTACGGGGGGTGGCGGTGATGGCTTTGACTTCTCGGTCATGTCCTACAACATCCTGTCCCAGGACCTGCTGCATGAAAACTCCTACCTGTACCGCCATTGTGACCCTGGCGTTCTGCCCTGGGACTTCAGGCTGCCCAACCTGCTGAGAGAGATCCGGCAGTACGACGCAGAC GTCCTGTGTCTGCAGGAGGTCCAACAGGACCACTACGAGACCCAGATGCAGCCTGCCCTGGAGGCACTAG gctatcagtgtgtgtataagAAGCGCACGGGCAAGAAGCCAGAGGGCTGTGCCATCATGTTCAAGAGTTCCCGCCTCTCGCTGGTCTCCTCCCACCCCCTGGAGTACTTCCGCCCCGGCGACGCCCTCCTGGACCGCGACAACGTGGGATTGGTCCTCCTGCTGAGGCCCGCCGACGCCGGCGGCCAACCGGAGCCCTCGGACTTCTTCTGCGTGGCGAACACTCACCTCCTCTACAACCCCCGTCGCGGCGACATCAAGCTGGCCCAGCTGGCCATCCTATTGGCCGAGATCGCCCGGCTGTCCCGCCTCCCGGACGGCTCGTCCAATCCGGCGGTGGTGTGTGGGGACTTTAACTCGGTCCCCTGGAGCCCGCTGTACTGCTTGCTGACGCAGGGCTCTCTTGAATTCCAGGGCCTGCCCATAGGGATG gtatCGGGTCAGGAGGATGGGCGGGGACAGCGCGTCCTTACCGCCCCCATCTGGTCCAAGAGTCTGGGCATCAACCAGGACTGTTGCTATGTCAACCAGCCTGCCAGCCAGCCCCCGTCCCTTATCCCCACAG AGGATGAAGGGGCCGTCCCTGCTCCAACTGTGGAACAGCTCACGGCCAAAGCCCCCCTCGCCCCTTACAGCAG gaccAGGCTGAGGCACAGTGTAGGCCTCAAGTCCTCATACTCCCACCTCCTGATGCCTGATGGGAGGGCCGAGATCACCACCTGCCACTCACGCACCGCCATGACGGTGGACTACATCCTCTACACACCag ACCCCACGACTTTATCTTCACTTcctggtgggcggggcctgcaGTTACTGGCAAGGCTGTCATTGGTCGGCCAGTCGGAGTTGAAGGCCGTCAACGGTCTGCCCAACCAGCATCACTCCTCTGACCACCTGCCCCTCCTGGCACGCTTCCGTCTCCGgcgatga
- the angel2 gene encoding protein angel homolog 2 isoform X1, with protein sequence MSLLLLRSLGPSYLSQCPALLLRPPGFRRNCFSSLPRRAPHPCWSASGRPPSRHLLLLSPTSSSARLLCCHHQNHPPGTSSHCFSTLGCCLTSPLVFSSSSCSGGGLLMERSNGDRPPPYKRWKSTGDNKGEREGRADARAAERSGGKASVTRPMKQHSSRDREAGAPRSKSWSSDQSGERRTSENHKKSKRRDESKGKGNNKKLNWEGGVVQGQGRDRKTHHRMEQPQPPPQPHAVDDNPNPWLSAGAPHRTYPPPPPPPPPAGAWRNPGPPHPPGRLRNTRPGTIRNAPPPPGMLRNPVPPPLMSLATGGWGNPPPGAGGWGNPPPGAGGWGNPPPGAGAWSNPPPGSGAWSNPPPGSRAWSNPPPLSGAWGAPPPGAGALGNPPTATLKNPASPGTFGNPEDFPPLPGSGPPPQRTQSQGSAAQPLQRQWEDYRDSSTHLQPTGGGGDGFDFSVMSYNILSQDLLHENSYLYRHCDPGVLPWDFRLPNLLREIRQYDADVLCLQEVQQDHYETQMQPALEALGYQCVYKKRTGKKPEGCAIMFKSSRLSLVSSHPLEYFRPGDALLDRDNVGLVLLLRPADAGGQPEPSDFFCVANTHLLYNPRRGDIKLAQLAILLAEIARLSRLPDGSSNPAVVCGDFNSVPWSPLYCLLTQGSLEFQGLPIGMVSGQEDGRGQRVLTAPIWSKSLGINQDCCYVNQPASQPPSLIPTEDEGAVPAPTVEQLTAKAPLAPYSRTRLRHSVGLKSSYSHLLMPDGRAEITTCHSRTAMTVDYILYTPDPTTLSSLPGGRGLQLLARLSLVGQSELKAVNGLPNQHHSSDHLPLLARFRLRR encoded by the exons ATGTCCCTGCTCCTGCTGAGGTCCCTGGGCCCCTCCTACCTCTCTCAgtgccccgccctcctcctccggcctCCGGGCTTCAGGAGGAACTgcttctcctcccttccccgcCGTGCTCCTCACCCATGCTGGTCGGCGTCGGGACGTCCTCCTTCCCggcatctccttctcctctcccccacctccagctCTGCACGCCTCCTCTGTTGTCACCACCAGAACCATCCTCCAGGGACCTCCTCACACTGCTTCTCCACCCTTGGTTGCTGTTTGACGTCCCCCTTGGTCTTCTCCAGTTCTTCCTGCTCCGGAGGCGGTCTCCTCATGGAGCGGTCGAATGGGGACCGGCCACCCCCGTACAAGCGCTGGAAGAGTACCGGGGACAATAagggggagcgggagggacGCGCCGATgccagagcagcagagagatcGGGGGGTAAGGCCAGCGTCACGAGGCCCAtgaagcagcacagcagtcggGATCGTGAGGCCGGCGCCCCTCGCTCCAAGTCCTGGAGCTCCGACCAGAGTGGAGAGCGCAGGACATCGGAAAACCACAAGAAAAGTAAACGTAGAGACGAGAGCAAAGGGAAGGGCAATAATAAGAAGCTGAATTGGGAAGGCGGAGTGGTGCAAGGGCAGGGGAGGGACAGGAAGACGCACCACAGGATGGAgcagcctcagcctcctcctcagccccacGCTGTCGATGACAACCCCAACCCGTGGCTCTCGGCTGGGGCTCCTCACAGGActtatccccctccccctcctcctcctcctcctgctggggCGTGGAGGAACCCGGGACCTCCACACCCACCCGGAAGGTTAAGGAACACTAGACCTGGAACTATAAGGAACGCTCCGCCTCCACCAGGGATGTTAAGGAACCCAGTACCGCCTCCATTGATGAGCCTGGCAACGGGAGGCTGGGGGAACCCCCCACCTGGAGCTGGAGGCTGGGGGAACCCCCCACCTGGAGCTGGAGGCTGGGGGAACCCTCCACCTGGAGCTGGAGCCTGGAGTAACCCTCCACCTGGATCTGGAGCCTGGAGTAACCCCCCACCTGGATCTCGAGCCTGGAGTAACCCCCCACCTCTATCTGGAGCCTGGGGGGCCCCTCCACCTGGAGCTGGAGCCTTGGGGAACCCTCCAACTGCAACCTTGAAGAACCCTGCTTCACCTGGAACCTTCGGAAACCCTGAAGacttcccccctctcccgggGTCCGGTCCCCCTCCTCAGAGAACCCAGAGCCAGGGATCAGCCGCTCAGC CACTACAGAGACAGTGGGAGGACTATCGAGACAGCAGTACCCACCTCCAGCCTACGGGGGGTGGCGGTGATGGCTTTGACTTCTCGGTCATGTCCTACAACATCCTGTCCCAGGACCTGCTGCATGAAAACTCCTACCTGTACCGCCATTGTGACCCTGGCGTTCTGCCCTGGGACTTCAGGCTGCCCAACCTGCTGAGAGAGATCCGGCAGTACGACGCAGAC GTCCTGTGTCTGCAGGAGGTCCAACAGGACCACTACGAGACCCAGATGCAGCCTGCCCTGGAGGCACTAG gctatcagtgtgtgtataagAAGCGCACGGGCAAGAAGCCAGAGGGCTGTGCCATCATGTTCAAGAGTTCCCGCCTCTCGCTGGTCTCCTCCCACCCCCTGGAGTACTTCCGCCCCGGCGACGCCCTCCTGGACCGCGACAACGTGGGATTGGTCCTCCTGCTGAGGCCCGCCGACGCCGGCGGCCAACCGGAGCCCTCGGACTTCTTCTGCGTGGCGAACACTCACCTCCTCTACAACCCCCGTCGCGGCGACATCAAGCTGGCCCAGCTGGCCATCCTATTGGCCGAGATCGCCCGGCTGTCCCGCCTCCCGGACGGCTCGTCCAATCCGGCGGTGGTGTGTGGGGACTTTAACTCGGTCCCCTGGAGCCCGCTGTACTGCTTGCTGACGCAGGGCTCTCTTGAATTCCAGGGCCTGCCCATAGGGATG gtatCGGGTCAGGAGGATGGGCGGGGACAGCGCGTCCTTACCGCCCCCATCTGGTCCAAGAGTCTGGGCATCAACCAGGACTGTTGCTATGTCAACCAGCCTGCCAGCCAGCCCCCGTCCCTTATCCCCACAG AGGATGAAGGGGCCGTCCCTGCTCCAACTGTGGAACAGCTCACGGCCAAAGCCCCCCTCGCCCCTTACAGCAG gaccAGGCTGAGGCACAGTGTAGGCCTCAAGTCCTCATACTCCCACCTCCTGATGCCTGATGGGAGGGCCGAGATCACCACCTGCCACTCACGCACCGCCATGACGGTGGACTACATCCTCTACACACCag ACCCCACGACTTTATCTTCACTTcctggtgggcggggcctgcaGTTACTGGCAAGGCTGTCATTGGTCGGCCAGTCGGAGTTGAAGGCCGTCAACGGTCTGCCCAACCAGCATCACTCCTCTGACCACCTGCCCCTCCTGGCACGCTTCCGTCTCCGgcgatga